The following nucleotide sequence is from Thermoleophilia bacterium.
TCGTCGAGGCGCTGCCCGACGACGTACTGATCGTGATCGACGAGGCCTACAACGAGTTCGTCACCGCCGAGGATCGCGAGGACGCGCTTGCCCTGCAGGCGGCACACGAGAACGTCATCGTCTTGCGCACCTTCTCGAAGATCTACGGCCTCAGCGGCTTGCGCGTGGGCTACGGCATCAGTTCGCCGGAGGTCAAGTCGGCGCTCGACAAGGTGCGCCAGCCGTTCAACGTCAACAGGCTGGCGCAGGTGGCCGCCATCGAGGCGCTCAAGCACCAGGACGAGGTCGCTCGGCGGCGAACGATGAACGCCGAGGTTCGCGAGGCCATGGTGGCGCGCCTGGCGGCGAGAGGGCGCGCCACGGTCCCAAGTCAGGCCAACTTCATGTTGGTCGACACCCGGGGGCTCTGTCATCCGCAGGATCAAGTGTGTAACGTGCTTCTTTCGCAGGGCGCGATTGTGCGCGACGGAAATGCTCTCGGCTGTCCGGGATGGGCGCGGGTCAGCGTCGGCACCGAGACGGAGATCGACTTCTTCTTGGAGAAGCTCGGCGCGCTCGAGTCCGGCGCGACGGCGGCCGGTGATGGGAGGACGAGCTGAGCATGATGGTGGTCATGCTGGAGAGCGCGACGGCGGAGCATGTCGCGCACGTCATCCAGCGCATCGAAGAAGTCGGCGCGAGCGCTCACGTCTCGGAAGGTGAGCGCGTGACGGTCATCGGCGTCATCGGCGATCGTGAGCAGATCACAGCTCTGCCGCTCGAGGTTATGCCGGGTGTCGATCGCGTGGTTGCCATCCTCAAGCCCTACAAGCTTGTGAGCCGTGAGTTTCAGCAGCGCGACACGGTGGTGAACGT
It contains:
- the hisC gene encoding histidinol-phosphate transaminase, which gives rise to MRFVPALEKMVPYQQGQPLELVMRRFGLSDVVKLASNEFPLPPFDAVKQAITAALDDLNRYPDGGATDLRAALAAHFAREPEQISVGNGSCELLMLLADALLEKGDEAVFADPSFVVYNDICTLAGATAVAVPTVDFVHDIDAMIAAVTPRTKMFIVCNPNNPTGTYIPVSEIARVVEALPDDVLIVIDEAYNEFVTAEDREDALALQAAHENVIVLRTFSKIYGLSGLRVGYGISSPEVKSALDKVRQPFNVNRLAQVAAIEALKHQDEVARRRTMNAEVREAMVARLAARGRATVPSQANFMLVDTRGLCHPQDQVCNVLLSQGAIVRDGNALGCPGWARVSVGTETEIDFFLEKLGALESGATAAGDGRTS